Genomic window (Ruminococcus flavefaciens AE3010):
TCTTTGGCTCTGCCTGTGATGCCGAAGTCATCGGCTCTCTTTGGACAGTATTCCATGTTAATGGAGTTTATCCGCGCAGCCAGTATTTTTCTGTCTGCTTTCAGCATATCCCCGTATCTGAGTGTATATCTGCTGTCACGGTTTCGCACTATGGTCTCGAATATCCCCACTCCGCAGCTGCCGTGACGGCTCTTGCCCCGCATCGTCTCCACAAACTGATTAAGGAGCATATCGCAGGGGAGCGTCACTATGCAGCGGCTGTCAATGAAGATATTCCCCATATCCTTTCCGAGAACAGCAGCCTCCTTTGAAAAAAGCATAGGGTTAAGGATAAAATATTCGGAAAGATATGTGTCCGCGCCTGCAAAGCCGCCCGAACCTATATGTGAGAAAACGTGCCTTTTGCCATCGGCAGTACATACGGTATGACCTGCCTGAGCGCCGCCGTTGCTGCGGATATTTATGACGTTATGGCTGAGTCGGCAGTAATAGTCCGTCATGAGACCCTTGCCCTCGTCGCCAAAATTCGCTCCTATGACCGCATATGCTTTTTTCATATTATCACCTCAGAATCTTATTATTCCGCTGAGTACTCCCCTTTTCCGTGCAGGAAGTCCGCTGAGAGCGTTCCTTACAGCAAGCTGTGTATCGCCGTCCCATGAGTTGATTATGTCCTCTTTATCACGTCCTGCGACGCTTTCAAGTAGGGATACCATTATCTCGGGGATAGCGTTAACGTCTGTTACCGCTATGGCTCTTTCGCCCATGAGCCTGCGCCATTTAGGCAGCTTTACCACCTGTTCGCTGCGTCTGTCCATTACCATGAGGTGGAAGACGTCGTACTTTCTGCTCACCTGCGCAAGAAGTGCAGCTGTGTCGATATCCTCTCTCACGTTGTCGCCGAATACCTTTTCTATCTCCTGCTTCAGAAGCTTTTCGGGGTAGCCGTCATCGCCGAGAGTGAAGATAACGCCCTTTTGCTTACGCTTTTCCCATGCGTCTGTCTTTGTCTTGTTAGCCGCGAAATACCATACCAGCGGATAGCTCTCGAAGCCATTTCCGCCGCCGCCCTTTTCAAACCACAGGTCTGTGAGCTGGCTCGCTATGCGTATATCGGACTCGAACTGTGTAGCCTGCAGCGGTGAACGGTCGCATCTTGAATCGCCCACTGCGCAGAACATTATCTGGGGACCCTCTACGGGCTGACGTTCAAGTATATCCTTGACCATTTCGCCAAGCTTCTGGGCAGTAACATTGAGCAGGTCGCTCATTGAGCCTGTAACGTCAAGTCCTATAATGATAGGAGTTGTTACAGGGTGGTCTGCCGAATCGAAGCTTTCTCTCACCTTTATCAGGCGCGGATCGTACTTCGGATCGATCTTTGTTGCGCTGTAGATATCGTTAACCTTTTTTCCTGTGATCTTGGCAGATGAATATTTTTTCCAGTCTGCTGAGCTCCATGCACCGTATCCCATAAATGTACCTCCTGTAAGTTTTATTTTCAGCCTGCAATATCAGGCAGTCTGACGTTCATATGTGTGAATCTTCTTTCACCGTAGCCCTTGATTATAGCTTCTTCCCACTTTTCCATCTCCTCGGAAGCCGAGGTGCTGCATATGCTCTCGGCATAATCCCTTATGGCAGACGGAGCTTCATCGGTCAGTATCCTCCTTGCAAGCGCCTTTACACTTTCAAGGTCGGTGATGTGACGAGCTATACCGTCGGTCATGGAATCCGCGGAGAGAGAATTGTACACGGTTGACTGAACTCCTGTCATCTTGTTTCCCTCTCTTGCGGCGAACCACCAGCCGCCCCCAACTCTCAGAGTATGCTGCTCAGGGTCAATGAGGAGATTTTCCTCTGCGAGACAATTCCAGACTATCCCTTTCAGCTCCGCGTAGCAGCATATCCCAAGCAGACGTGATATTATCCATGCAGCGTGTCGGTCGTCCAGCTTGCCGCCGTAGAAATCCAGCACCTTTGTCAGAGGAAGCTCCCCTGCACGCTTGCAGGTCTCTATGAGCAGTCCCTCATCGGTATCGAATATGCGCGATACTACGGGAAGAAAAACCTCTGCCTGCGCCAGTATCTGCTGTGGAAGATACTCCCTGAAAAACAGGTCTGACCGCGCTTCGGAATTGTAAAAGCAGTCGGTTGAATTGCCGTCGATGAACAGATACACGTTCCTCTCGCCGATGTACTCCGCTCCGTACTCCTGCGTGATATCCATGAGATATTTTACTCCGTAGGCGTGGCTGCCGCTGTGGAAAAGCTTTTCCTTAGCGGTATGAGCTTTTTTCAGCTTGCCGTACAGCTCGTTGATGACTGCCGAAGCCTCGGGAGCACGGGGGTCGCTGCACTTATCGGGGTGGTACTTCACCATCAGCGCCATGTATATGGGCTGAGCCAGTGCCATATCATCAGGAAAGATATCGCTGCAGCACTTGCATTTCAATATCTCGGATATATCCATGTGTCTCCCTCCTTTTTTGTTAGAATCAAAATGATATTATCAAACTCCAAAAATAAAAGACGTCCGAATTAATATCCTTTTGTTACTATCATAATAACATTATCAGTTTGATTTGTCAATAGCTTTGAGCACGTTTCTCCGTTTATCACAATCAGATACTATCATTTTGATATCATCTATGTACATAGTCCACAAATCGCTGTCTCGCCGTATTGACACAGGCAGCTTATATGTGTTATTATTAATCAGATATTATCGCTGGAGGTCACTATGGATTACGATATAACCAAATACGACAGGCCCTCTGTAGCTGCGGATATTGTGGTATTTACCGTCCGCAGGAGCAGCAGCGAAAGCTACAGACACCTTTCAAAGCCTGTGCTTTCCGTGCTCCTTATCAGGCGTACAGAAGCCCCCTTTGACAATATGCTGTCGCTCCCCGGCGGATTCTGCTGCCGTGAGGAGACTATTGAAGAAACTGCATTCCGCAAGCTGAAAGAGAAAACAGGTGTGGACTGCCCTCCCCTTTCCCTGCTCTGCAACCTTTCAAGACTGGGCAGAGACCCACGCGGCTGGATAATTTCCTGCTGCTACTGGACTGTCATCGAGTACACTAAGGCGACTACGGAAAAAAACGCGGAATGGTATGAGGTCTCGCTGAAAGAGACCGACGGCAGATACACTCTTGTGCTCACCGACGACAACGGCAAGGAATACGTCTCAGAGGTCATGCTGAACAATCCCAACGAGCTGTATAACCAGTCCGCAGAGGCTGATATCCCTAAAAACAGCCTTGCATTCGACCATGCGGAAATAATCGTCAACGCCCTGCTAAAGCTGAGAAGCAGCCTTGAAAAGCCCTATGCCGCTTTCAGACTGCTTCCCGAGAAGTTCACCCTCACCGACCTCCAGCAGGTCTACGAAGCTATACTGGACAAGAAGCTGATAATGGCGAATTTCAGGCGCAAGATAGCTCCCTACGTTGAGGAGACAGGAGACATTGAGGGCGGTGCGGGACATCGTCCGTCGAAGCTCTTCACGAATAGATCATATAAATTGTAGGGGCGGATATTATCCGCCCGAAGTGTAAGGGATGGCGTCCTCGGCGCCCCCTGCTTTATGCCGCCATTCATCAGCTGCCAAGCCTAAAAAAGCCGCGTCAGTCGACGCGGCTTTTTTCGTTCAATATTCAATATCGATCGACAGGAATACACTGCTGTTCAGATAAAAGCATCATATTAACAGTATTTTGTTTGATCCAGTCCGAGTAAGATCAGCTGTACGGCAAGTGCGTCAGTAGTTGTTATACCGTCGTTATCGCCTGCAATATCTGCATTTTCAATGCCCTGCTCGGTAATATGATTTTCATCTGTGCCGTTTATTCCAAATCTGTCAGGATTTGCAAGAGACTGCATGATAATTACCGAATCAGCCATACTCAGTTCATCGTCGCAGTTTGCATCACCTGAACGTTTTCCTTGAGGCTGTAATAAAGGTTCACTCTGAGCACCGTTTTTCATCACTACTCTGTCTATATAGAGTGCGGCTACCTGCATATCATACAGCAGGCCGCTTTTCCCGTCACCTGTAAAGTCACATTCAGTTTTTATTCTTTCCATTACATCGTCAGGTATCTCGGTATCTCCCATTTTGCCTGTTTCCAGGTAAGCTGCATATGACTCCGCATACTTTTTGTCAAGCTCGTCAACTGTTCCGTTTCCGTCAATATCGGGACGAACTTTCATCTTCATGGCAAGTCCTCTTAAATAGTTTTCATAATGGTCTTCCAGAGTCGGGAATTCGTATTTTTCGCCTGAATCATCATAGAGATGGAATGGGTCGTAAGATGAATTCGGTTTTCCGTCAGGATCCATTTCCTTTAAGAAAAGAGCGTCTGCATAGGGCTTAATAAACTCACCTGTACTGTCGGTCGCCATTGCTGTCGTTCTTTCATCGACCACCTTGCAGATATAGTCCAATATCAGGCTAAAATCTTCGTCATCGCCGCTTATGCCGTTATGGTCGTAGTCACAGTTCCGGGATATAAAATCATACTCTTCCTTTGTGAGACTGCTTTCCTCTGCTGTTCTTCCGAACGCTCTGTCACCATGGTAAAGCTCGGCTATATACAGGTCTCTTCCGTCTATGATATTATCAAAATTAAGGTCGGGAGCAGCTGCCTTACCTGATCCTATTTCATCATAAAATCTCTTTTTAGTTTCTTCCTTTTCCTGCTCCTGCTTTGTGAGCTCGTCCACCATTGGCTGAAAATTGCTGTCCTGTTTGATATATTCGCAGTAGTCCTTGACCATATCGCCTATTAAGTAATAGGGTGCATTCTCATAGAATTTTTCATAATATGTATTATCCGAATATTCGGGAAGAACGGGTTCTCTCAGGAACAGACAGTCAAGGAGCGCCGAAGGATCATACTCCTGTATAAACTTATAATCGCTCTGCTCCAGTGTTATCTTCTTTGCTCTTGCTTTTATCTCTTCATCAAGAACTATCTTCTTATCGGGACGGCTTTTATACGTCCACAAGCCTGTATCAGGGTCCTGTTCGCCTATATACGGCTCATAGGTGGAAGCTATTGTAAAGTCCACAACATCGGCCATATCAAACTTTCCGTCATTATTTATATCGGGATCCACCTTTCCCTCCTCTATCATTTTTTCGAGGAAGAGATAATGCACCCCAAGAAATATTGATCTGTCATTCAGACTGTCAACAAACTGCATACCGAATTTATTACCGTTGTAGCTTGGTCCATGGGGAATCCCAAGCTCTTCGTCGTATGCTTCATATGTTGACTCGGCAAAAAACGAAGTATCGATATCACAGTAAAGAAGGAAGTGACAGAATACGCACCCTTTTTCTTTTGCATCTGTCTCTCCGTCACCGTCAAGATCGGAATTGGCTTTTATCTTTTCCCTTATATCCTCAGGCAGGAAGTCATTACTACCGGGATAATCATCATATCGTTTAAGGAGATAGCAGTCAAGATGATCAAACTTACCGTCTGAGTTGAAGTCGATATCAAGGTTTCTGTCGTTGATATACTGTACTGTTTCCTGTTCCAGTTCAAGAGGATAGTAGCTTGTAAGGTGCGGGATATTTTTTACATTCATTTCCTCTGCAGCTATAGAGCAGTAAGGTATGGCTGATGCTGCAGTCATAACAGCTGCTGCGAGAGATATTATTTTTTTCATAATGATCTGACTCCTTTCATGCTTTCTTGATCATAATACTGCTTTTCAGCTTATATGAAAAGCAGATTTTCCCCGATCGGTCTACAGGCATATTATAGCACATCCCAAATAAAAATACAAGCTTTGAAGCCGCTGTTTTTTAGAAATCCCCACGAAAAAACAGCACGATACAGAACACTTACTGTCAATCCGCTCCGCTTAAATGCCTGATAAAAAAAGATGTAAGAGTCAAAGACCCTTACATCTTTTCCGTATATGTTATCAGCATTCTTCTTTTCTGCGTGATCTGCGGGAAGCGAATACTGCTGCTGCACCAATGGTGATGAAAGCAGCGGCTGCGGCTAAGCTGTGATCGATGATTCCTGTCTTCGGGAGATCAACTGCCTTGCCGTTTTCGTCGGTACCCTTACCCGAGAATCGGTCTACCTTGTATTCCGAACCGTCATCAAATCTGATAGAGACTGCGCCGTCATCGGAGCTTACTGTCTCGGAGACCTTTACTTTCTTGCCTGCCTTTTTGCTGCGGTCGGCTGCTGCCATATCCGCAAGCTTCTTATCGCTGTAGAATTTTGTTTTTTCTAAGGTCTTTTCGCCTGCATATGTGAGCATATCCATCTGACCGTCAGCTCTTGTGAGTGCTATCTCTGTATCGGAGATGGCTGCTGCCACAACTGTTTCAGTCTTATCGCCCGAGGTGAGCTCAACTGCCTGTGTTCCGATCCAGTTATACTTCATTGTCTCCTTTGAACCGTCCTCGGCATTGATAACAGTGATATTGCCCTTGCCGTCCGAGCTGTAGTACTTCAGGCTGTCACCGCTCCTGCAGCTCCAGAGACCTGCGGTAAAGAGATCCTTTATCTCTGGAAGTGAGATAAGATCAATTTCATTTCCGAGCATATCGAAGCACTTTCCGCCCAGTGGGTCAGCTGCAAAGCTGTGGCCGTCCATGAACTCCATACTGTATCTGTTGCTGCTGTCAAATGTTCCGAACATAAGCTCGGGACGAACGCCTGTTATGCGCTCACAGTAGTCTGCTGCCATATCGCGGAGCTGAGATAATGTGTAGAACTTGACATCATCTGCATTCTGATCGGGAACGTATGTAAGACTGTACTTGCTTCCGTCAGCCATTGTCACTGAGAATTTTGAGAGCTTATTGAATTCGGCATTTAATGTCTTTTCATCGTCCCTGCCCTTGTTGCAGGTTATCACACCGCTGCCGTATTCTGCTGTGCATTCCCATTCAACGCCGTTCTCTGCGGAGTATACAACAGCCTTGCCGTCTGCATTGTAGAGTACATAATAATGATTTGAACTTATGTCGAAGCCCTGTGATACACGGTAAACGCCCTCTCTGATATACTCAAATCTAACAGGCTTGCCGCTTGGATCAACTGCCTCATTCCTGAATCTGTCAAAAGCTGTATACTCAGCTATCTTGGTTCCGTTCTTGTCCATGAGGCGCACGATACCCATTCCGTTTTCGTCGTATGCTGCCTCGGCTGATGCAGCCTTGCTGTCGCTGTGGGCATTGTGGTACTCAGTTACGATAGCTTTCATTTCAGGGGTGGTGATATAATCGGAAACGCCCAGTCCGTCGGAGCCTGCATAGAACAGCTTTTCGGAAGTGCCGTCATTCCATGTGATAACAGCGTTTTTCTTATCAGTAAAGGATATCTTTCCTGTTCTGGTCTCAGTTGCTGTTCCGTCGGATATATTCATGGTAACGTTATCGCCGCTCTGCTCAAAGGTGAAGTCCTTTTCGTGAGCGCCGCTCTGGTAATGGATATTGCCTGCATTGCTGTTCAGGAAATTGTAGTAAACGTCGTTTTCTCCGCCGTTCTTTGACCACCATAATCCTGATTTCAGATGTGTGATATCATTGCCCTCAGACATTATCTCTGTTATATTGAATGCCTTGTCCATAGCTGCTACAAGATAATCGTCAAGGTCGGTCACATCGTATGTTAAGGTGATTTTTCCGCTCTCGCTCTCATACTTGTATGCGGGAATGATATCGGAGAAGTCATACGAATCAATGATATTCTGCTCATATGCGTCTGCGGTACCCATAACAGCATTGATAACGAGAGAGTCGGAGTTTACGGGATTTCTTAATTCCTCAGGCATGCCTAAAACGGGGGTATAAACAGAGCTTAAAGTACCATTGATGTTTTTCATCTCTGTGAGCTTGGGGCTTTCTGCTGTGTATTCTCCTGCGATTCCGCCGTTGCCCTTACCCATGATGTAGATACCGTCCATATTCTCATCGGCGGAGGTGATCTCCAGAAGCTTTCTGCCGTTTTCTTCCTTGGTTTTGATATCAAGTGTAGGTGCTGTTTTATCTATTATGACGGGGACCTCATAGGTCTGAGGGTTCTTGTCGGCACCGTCATAGCTGATATGTCCTGTTATTACGCCCTTGTATTTTCCGTCAGGATAATCGCCGGGTTTCAGTTCCGATACATAGCACACAGGAGTATATGCAGGGAACATCTCGTCGCCCTCTGAGTCTGCCACCAGATTGTTGTCGCTGTCGTAGATCTTTATGCCTGCAAGGTATGCATTTCTCCTTGTTGTCATAAACACTTCGACCTGTTCAGCCATTCCGTCTCCGTCGGGAGAGAGGTATACGCTGTCTTCCTTACACTGTGCAAGTGTATCATTGTATTCATCGTCAAAGTACTGAGTAATTGCCTGTGGGAACATTGCTATCTCTTCTGCTGCCTCAGCAGGAAGCCTTCCCATAAGGTTGTATAAAGCTTCGGCATTAGCTGCAAAGGAGCTTGAAGCAGGGAAAGTGCCGTCGCCTGACTGCTCATATAATGTGTAGGGTTCAAGGTCCTTTGTACCGTTGTGGAAGATAGGCACCTGTGCCCAGTCTCCGTAGAAGCCCATAACAGGGATAGAGATATCGCAGCAGTTTTCCGCACCGCTGAGAACGATATATCCCTCAACAAAGAAACCGTTGGGGAATACGGAGCTGTGAGCTTCAAGGTCGGCAGCTGAAAGCTGTGCGCTGACGTTTACTGTACGGGTCTCCTGTGCCTTTGCTTTCAGCAGTGACGAAAGATCAGCTGTGACGCCGATATTGCTTGCGCCGCTGATGGACAGCTCTCCCGATCCGTCGCCCTCTGCTGCGGCGCCGTCCTCGGCTGTAAGTACCAGCTTTGCCTCCTTGAATTCAACGTCCTCATCGGTGAAGTTCCTGATATCAATATCGAAGCTGAGCTGAGAAGTGAGCTTGTCTTTCAGCTCCACCTTTGCAAGACCGCTGCTGCCTGTAAGGATAACTCTGTCATTGAGCACGTTTTTCATGTTCACAAGTCCAGCGCCCTGACGGCGTGGACTTTCGTATACATCTCCGTCTGAGAAAAGTACGGCTGAGTTCATCATAAGATTCTTGATGAAAGCTGTCTTTTCAGCACCTGTGAGCTCCAGACCGTTTTTCCTGAGATACTGATCGAATACAGCAGCACAGCCTGCAACATAGGGTGAAGCCATTGAGGTACCCTCCAGCTGCTTTATCTGGTTGCCGTATGCGGCAGATGAAACTGAACCGCCGATGCCTGTGATATCGGGCTTGAGGGTAAGGTCCTCCGCAGGTCCGTATGAGCTGAATTCGTTGACGCCTCCGTCAAGGGGAGTGATAAGGCTCAATGTACTGTCAAAGCGTATCTTCTTAGATTCAGCCTCTTTCATCTTGTTTCCGTCATTCAATGAGATAAACACAGACGGGAAATCCATTCCGTCCATCATCATTGTTGCAAGACCATCCTCTTCAACGTTGTCGCATACCACCATAGCTATGGCTCCTGCCTGCTGAGCATTGAATGCCTTTTCCCAGAAGCTTATTTCACCTCTGTCAAGAAGAGCTATCTTTCCCTGTATGTCCTTGCCCTCGTAATCCTCGAATGCACCGAGACCGCAGTATACATACTCGTATACGTCATCGCCGAGATGATCGCTGAGTGTAATGTTTTCGCCGCTGTTGTAGGGTATCTCGTCATCAAGTCCCTCAATAAGGAAACATGGATCACGGCGTACAGAGTTATTGGCAGAAGCAACGCACATTGCCTCCTTGAAGCCTGCGGGTTCGCCTATGGTATGGGTATCGGGGTCTGATGTGCTGATATCGCAGTGCTCGCCCTGACCCATAAGGCTGTTGCTGTCATTGCCTGCTGCTGCAACTACCACGACGCCTGCATTGTTGAGAGCTGCTATAGTATCCTTGTACGGAGCGCTTTCAATATTCCCTCCTGCACCGCCGAAGCTGAGATTGATAACGTCTGCCTTGAGCTTTGCGGCGTCCTCCAGAGCTGCAAGAAGAGCGTCCGTATCGACGGAGCTCACATATATACCGCTCATTTCGTCAATGGCAGTCTGTCTGAACACCTTCATCATTACGAGCTGAGCGTCTCTTGCAATGCCCGAGAGCTCCTTGCCGTCGGAATCGCTTATCATATCACCTGCCGCAATGCCTGCAACGTGAGTGCCGTGATATTCCTGAGGGTCAGTGTATTCATAGGGAGTATCATCGGCATAATCGATAACATAGGGCAGCTTGCTGCTGATATACGCCTTGTCGGGGTCTATCTTTACGTTGAGGTCGCCTGATACTGCTATGATATCGTCCTTTGTGAGCTTGTTTTCCTTATCGTCAATGGGAGCGAACATGCTGTGAGTGATGTCAAATTCAGTGTCCAGAACTGCAATGACCTCGCCCTCTCCGAAATAACCCGTAGTCTCTCCGAAATATCCAGCCTCGCTGAGCTCGGGTGCTGTGTAGAGCTCGGGCTTTACAGTATTCACAGTCTGTACCTTTGTTACTCCTTCTACCCAGCGGCAGGCTCTTGCTTCGTCCAGAAGCTCCTCGGGAAGCTCACAGGAAAAGCCGTTTGTGAGCACGTTATAGCGATAGCCTATCTCAAGGTCGGGATAGAGGGTACGCAGTGATGCTTCCGCTTCGCTGCTGATACGGCTGAGGGCTGCTGCCTTTGCGTCTGATTCAGCAGTATCGAGATAGTCTGTTCCCATTTCTGCTGCTTCTTCTCCTGCAAGCACAGCTTCTCCGCTGAGACTGATTATGACGGGAACCAGATTTTCGGCTTTCGCTGCGTCATATTCAGCTGCTGCCAGTGCAGCCGAGAGTCCGCAGTTCATTACCGAGGTCCCTCCGAGCACTGCCGCAGCTGTCATGCTTAGCAAATGGCGTGTAAATTTCTTCATTTTTCATCGGTCCTTTCTGATTATAATGCTGTAGTTGATATAACGTTTTTTGAATTGAGCTTTAGTATTACATAAGCGTGACCTCCTTTGAAATTAGTTGTATATTGTTTATTGCGTATTATCTGTGTTTAGTCTAAGCGTTTTAATTTCATAGCCGTGCCGTCGGCTGTTTCGGAAGTGGTTCTTAATACAACAGGCTTGAAATTGAAGTATTCAATACCAAGTTCATACGGGGTATCTTCGCCCTGCTTTTTCAGGATTATCCTGTTGCTTTCAACATCGTATACCTCGCTGAAATCATCAAGGCTCGTGAGCTCGATGCCGTTTGCTTTCCCGAATTCCTCAAAATCACTGAGAAAGTCTCCGCACTCAATAACTCCGTTATTGTACCTGTATATCTTCACATGATTGTTCATGTTTTCCTGAGCTTCTCCGTACTGATAATTACAGATCAGTTCAAGTCTGTTGTCGTCTTCAAGATCGGTGAAAAAAGCAGAGGTTTTGTCCTTGTATCCCGTATATTCAACGAATATCTCGTTGGTGTCCTCATTGATAAAGTAGGTGTTCTCTGTATCGGAAGACAGGCTTTCCGTGTAGATATGCCAGTTTTTAATGCCAAAGATACAGCCGAAATAAAAATTGGCATATATCGGGTACATGTATGCAGGTCCGAATGTATAATCTTCAAGTTCCAGTTCGTAATCCTTGTCAAAGTATCTGCTTTTAAGCAGCAGCTTGTTCAAGTCGGGAGAATACTCATCTGAAAAATCCACATAGGAGGATATATCAAGATCATGTGCGTCAGAAAAAGCTTCATAATGATCATAAAAATTTGCTGCCTCGATCACACCGTCCCTGAGCTTGAATACGATGGCATGATCGTTGGGTTTGCCGCCGACTACTGCGAGTATGCGGTTGCATATGAGTTCATCAGCTCCGTCATTGTCAATATCCGCAAGATAAGCGATAGGCTTGCCTTCACTGCATTCGGAATAAGCAAATTCAAAGCCCGTGTCTTCGTTTATAAATGAGTATGACCAGGTATTGTCATATTCCAGATGCTTATCTATGTCAAGATGCCAGTTCTCTACCCCGAGAATAGGTCCATCGTAATCAGCTGTTATTGTTATGGGAGCATACGTGTTTTCATCGTCGTATGATACTGCATCGGAAGCATTGTTTCCTTCGATAGTCCCGCGGTCATTCAGCTGAGAATTAAAGTACACACCGCCTGTTACAGTTACGGCAGCTATTGCCAGCGTCGCAGCAGCTGACCATGCCTTGCTCCACATGGGACGGTGGTAGACCTCGACTTTATGCTCCTGAGTTTCCTCATAATAGTCCTCGGTGTCATTTGTTATACGTCTGAATATCTTTTCAGCCTCTGCATCATCTACAGCCCTGTATTTATATGAGAGGGCTTCAAGAGTTTTCATATCGGCATTTTCGAGTATATTAAGATCCAATTTCTTTTTCATAAATATCTCCTTCAAACAGATATGTCATTGTCTGAAATCAGTCTGCGCAGCTTTTTCAGAGCTCTGCTGCTGCGCACTCTTATCATTGCAGGTGAAAGGGAAACAAATCCTGAGATCTCAAATGAGCTCCGCCCATAGTAATACTTCTGTATTATTATGGTGGAATCAGGCTCTCCGAGACTGTCTATGAGCTTCATAAGCGTTCGTTGTGTTTCTTTTTTTTCGGCAGATTCGGAAATGTTTTCATCTGACGGAAGAGCAGCAGTATTTTCATCGTCCAATGAAATGCTGTTTGTGTTTCTGCATAATCTATGGTAATACGCCGCCGACTTTCTCAGGGCAATAGTTGCGATAAAGCCCTTTATATCATCATTTGCGGCTTGCTTGGATTCATATGAACCGAATACATCAGTAAAAATATCACTTACACATTCGTCTATATCCTCGCGGCTGCCGCAGCTTCGCAGGCGGTTGAATGCAATAGTATAAACGTAGTTAAGATACTCATCAAATATGGTGCGCTGAGCTTTGTTCTTATCAGTTTTCAAAAGCTGCTGATACTCACTGTGCTTCAATATCTGCTTCCTCCTTTCACTGAAAAGTATTCATTATATATATTTACATTATAACATAAAAGTGTAGCATATATAAAGATATTTTTTTATTTTAATCAAATCAACTACGGTTTCCGATGTGATATGTACAACATGGATACGAGACTTTTTTCTCATACTGCCACATAATTTATCTCCTTTCCCACGGCCACGGATCGTCTGTCCATGTCCAGCGCTCGTCGTTGTCTGCCTGCTCGGGAGTGAGCGGACCGTATTTTCTTGCATATTCCTGTACAGCATTCTCGCGGAGCTGTCTGTACTTGCGGAACATAGTCAGCGCCTGCCGACAGTTGGGGTGGGTATCAAGATAAAGGTTCAGCTCCTTGAGAGTAAAATCGTATTTCTTTATCTTGCTCAGAAGCATTCTCTGTTCATTCATCTGCTGTCCCCTCCTCCCCAAAACGGCAGGTCAAGCTCGGGAAAGATAGTGCCCCTGCTCAGAGCCTCGTCATCGCCGTAGGTCTCGCCCCACTGCTGAAAGGGTACATACGCCATCGCAAGAGGAGTACTTGCAGGGAAACGTGATACGGTATCGTTCGCTTTATTTGTAATGTTGAGCTTCATTTCCATTGCGCCGAGAGAGTTCTCACGCTCATGGAGTATCAAGCCGTCCATATCGTCAAAAAGATCCAATTTCATTGATCTGTCCTCCTTTCCTGCGCGGAGAACAAGTGCAGATGCTCTCCGCACATTACATACTATGTGAAAGAGAGCACAGAGGTTACAAAAAAGTCCGCATACGCAGCCGACGTATACGGACTCTTTATCATTTTTCTTTTTTCTTCATGCTCAGAAGCAGTACAAATACCGCAGCAGGAACAGCTGCAAAAACAGCTGCCGACCTGTCACCTGTATTCGGGCTGTCAGCGGAT
Coding sequences:
- a CDS encoding spore coat associated protein CotJA codes for the protein MKLDLFDDMDGLILHERENSLGAMEMKLNITNKANDTVSRFPASTPLAMAYVPFQQWGETYGDDEALSRGTIFPELDLPFWGGGDSR
- a CDS encoding sigma-70 family RNA polymerase sigma factor: MKHSEYQQLLKTDKNKAQRTIFDEYLNYVYTIAFNRLRSCGSREDIDECVSDIFTDVFGSYESKQAANDDIKGFIATIALRKSAAYYHRLCRNTNSISLDDENTAALPSDENISESAEKKETQRTLMKLIDSLGEPDSTIIIQKYYYGRSSFEISGFVSLSPAMIRVRSSRALKKLRRLISDNDISV
- a CDS encoding S8 family serine peptidase, whose product is MKKFTRHLLSMTAAAVLGGTSVMNCGLSAALAAAEYDAAKAENLVPVIISLSGEAVLAGEEAAEMGTDYLDTAESDAKAAALSRISSEAEASLRTLYPDLEIGYRYNVLTNGFSCELPEELLDEARACRWVEGVTKVQTVNTVKPELYTAPELSEAGYFGETTGYFGEGEVIAVLDTEFDITHSMFAPIDDKENKLTKDDIIAVSGDLNVKIDPDKAYISSKLPYVIDYADDTPYEYTDPQEYHGTHVAGIAAGDMISDSDGKELSGIARDAQLVMMKVFRQTAIDEMSGIYVSSVDTDALLAALEDAAKLKADVINLSFGGAGGNIESAPYKDTIAALNNAGVVVVAAAGNDSNSLMGQGEHCDISTSDPDTHTIGEPAGFKEAMCVASANNSVRRDPCFLIEGLDDEIPYNSGENITLSDHLGDDVYEYVYCGLGAFEDYEGKDIQGKIALLDRGEISFWEKAFNAQQAGAIAMVVCDNVEEDGLATMMMDGMDFPSVFISLNDGNKMKEAESKKIRFDSTLSLITPLDGGVNEFSSYGPAEDLTLKPDITGIGGSVSSAAYGNQIKQLEGTSMASPYVAGCAAVFDQYLRKNGLELTGAEKTAFIKNLMMNSAVLFSDGDVYESPRRQGAGLVNMKNVLNDRVILTGSSGLAKVELKDKLTSQLSFDIDIRNFTDEDVEFKEAKLVLTAEDGAAAEGDGSGELSISGASNIGVTADLSSLLKAKAQETRTVNVSAQLSAADLEAHSSVFPNGFFVEGYIVLSGAENCCDISIPVMGFYGDWAQVPIFHNGTKDLEPYTLYEQSGDGTFPASSSFAANAEALYNLMGRLPAEAAEEIAMFPQAITQYFDDEYNDTLAQCKEDSVYLSPDGDGMAEQVEVFMTTRRNAYLAGIKIYDSDNNLVADSEGDEMFPAYTPVCYVSELKPGDYPDGKYKGVITGHISYDGADKNPQTYEVPVIIDKTAPTLDIKTKEENGRKLLEITSADENMDGIYIMGKGNGGIAGEYTAESPKLTEMKNINGTLSSVYTPVLGMPEELRNPVNSDSLVINAVMGTADAYEQNIIDSYDFSDIIPAYKYESESGKITLTYDVTDLDDYLVAAMDKAFNITEIMSEGNDITHLKSGLWWSKNGGENDVYYNFLNSNAGNIHYQSGAHEKDFTFEQSGDNVTMNISDGTATETRTGKISFTDKKNAVITWNDGTSEKLFYAGSDGLGVSDYITTPEMKAIVTEYHNAHSDSKAASAEAAYDENGMGIVRLMDKNGTKIAEYTAFDRFRNEAVDPSGKPVRFEYIREGVYRVSQGFDISSNHYYVLYNADGKAVVYSAENGVEWECTAEYGSGVITCNKGRDDEKTLNAEFNKLSKFSVTMADGSKYSLTYVPDQNADDVKFYTLSQLRDMAADYCERITGVRPELMFGTFDSSNRYSMEFMDGHSFAADPLGGKCFDMLGNEIDLISLPEIKDLFTAGLWSCRSGDSLKYYSSDGKGNITVINAEDGSKETMKYNWIGTQAVELTSGDKTETVVAAAISDTEIALTRADGQMDMLTYAGEKTLEKTKFYSDKKLADMAAADRSKKAGKKVKVSETVSSDDGAVSIRFDDGSEYKVDRFSGKGTDENGKAVDLPKTGIIDHSLAAAAAFITIGAAAVFASRRSRRKEEC
- a CDS encoding spore coat protein CotJB, which gives rise to MNEQRMLLSKIKKYDFTLKELNLYLDTHPNCRQALTMFRKYRQLRENAVQEYARKYGPLTPEQADNDERWTWTDDPWPWERR